The Fusarium falciforme chromosome 7, complete sequence genome window below encodes:
- a CDS encoding Protein kinase domain-containing protein, producing MHTNPACLALFPLPGIDYPIEHSTSPAQEGSEANNTIVLPTFNLIIPSRPNSPLQLDASYLESAGLLDESCTQEQSHCGLDWQSDPSFQDHEPPLGNPQPIWWQDSPPVLRKRESLEQQLTRALCQHAHKESKGFLPLDKLHELVVEDSVAEALTTYIPGLSLDDARSHAQEICPRSMCDPLQPSFRRMFAILVMIQQPQGILTFVRHNIADHDLPLVKARSSTKGVHELRRKTQPHKALECLWGWSPFLVNSFEEYQWTLLSPFFSRGKDSSRDASIEDDEDFQGGMGPSLGSRFTRHIMTFMISRLNRYKKTILLGL from the exons ATGCACACAAACCCCGcttgcttggccttgttcccCCTCCCTGGCATTGACTATCCCATAGAGCACTCAACTTCGCCCGCCCAAGAGGGCAGCgaggccaacaacaccattGTCCTACCGACTTTCAATCTTATCATACCCAGTCGTCCAAATAGTCCCCTGCAACTCGATGCCTCCTATCTGGAGTCTGCGGGCTTGCTCGACGAGTCTTGCACCCAGGAGCAGAGCCACTGCGGCTTGGACTGGCAGTCCGATCCCAGCTTCCAGGACCACGAGCCTCCCCTAGGAAACCCCCAACCTATCTGGTGGCAAGATTCCCCACCAGTGCTACGAAAACGTGAGTCTTTAGAACAGCAGCTGACCCGCGCTCTGTGCCAGCACGCGCACAAAGAGTCCAAGGGATTTCTCCCCCTAGATAAGCTGCACGAGCTAGTCGTCGAGGACTCGGTGGCAGAAGCCCTCACCACCTACATTCCGGGCCTCTCCCTCGACGATGCGAGAAGTCACGCCCAGGAAATCTGCCCCAGATCCATGTGTGATCCCCTGCAGCCGTCTTTCCGCCGGATGTTTGCAATCCTCGTTATGATTCAGCAGCCGCAGGGGATCCTCACCTTTGTCAGACACAACATTGCAGACCACGACTTGCCGCTCGTCAAAGCTCGGAGTAGCACGAAGGGGGTGCACGAGCTTCGGCGAAAGACACAGCCTCATAAGGCGTTGGAGTGTCTGTGGGGGTGGTCGCCGTTTCTGGTGAATTCTTTCGAGGAGTATCAGTGGACGCTACTTTCGCCTTTCTTTTCGAGGGGGA AAGACTCGTCGAGAGATGCGAgcattgaggatgatgaggatttTCAGGGGGGCATGGGTCCATCTCTAGGGTCAAGATTCACCCGTCACATTATGACTTTCATGATATCTCG TCTTAACCGTTATAAGAAGACTATCCTGCTCGGACTCtag
- a CDS encoding FAD-binding PCMH-type domain-containing protein, translated as MAKLHALLLASLALVHSVTGQTIIIDGVEVDATEDNVAPAVEQVQGDLLPEETKQLTDDVLFNLTDLGLTNISYFYYDEAESVQRRSLGRCKTYPGDLFWPHKITWQVFDLLVGGALINTTPLASPCYDDFGNQDTAKCEAINSKWTDSMMHIADPTSAMSPLYQGLTCLPSGNYTDDCTLGGYPEYVVKATNVAQIQLAVNFARTLNIRLVVKNTGHDFIGRSLGSGSLSIWTNKLKSVKFYSNYKSGSYSGPAMRVGAGVIGQELYEAADKYGVTVVGGEGKTVGFAGGYISGGGHSPLSPLYGLAADQVLSVEVVTADGRFVTADSKQNSDLFWALRGGGGSTFGVVTSWTVKAHPKLSVTSVASFAFGIDGETITYEAFWEALRAYWEMIPVFNARGNYQYWFVWPAGPRKATFVMSPWFAPNMTVAEAEELTAPLFKKWASLGIKVEPNWSQHSSFLSAWSTGFPVEPVGSYGNKMASRLFPDENLQDPAKFNATFEALKGLSDRGGTLIGFGITGGPGPHPDNAVNPAWRDAAMFVISWVTWAADTPLQRIAELSRELTEVWMQPWRDAAPDSGAYASEGDVTEPEFQKSFYGSKYARLYQIKQKYDPRGLFYAQVGVGSEDWNVEGQIKGLPTQNGRLCSVK; from the exons ATGGCCAAGCTgcatgctcttcttctcgcctcTCTGGCCTTGGTTCACTCGGTCACAGGCCAGACCATAATTATAGATGGCGTTGAAGTCG ATGCTACAGAAGATAATGTTGCTCCAGCCGTTGAGCAGGTCCAAGGTGATCTTCTCCCAGAAGAAACCAAGCAATTGACCGACGATGTCCTCTTCAATTTGACTGATCTTGGTTTGACAAACATCTCGTACTTTTACTACGATGAAGCCGAATCTGTCCAGCGTCGGTCTCTTGGGCGGTGCAAGACGTACCCTGGCGACCTCTTCTGGCCGCACAAGATCACCTGGCAGGTCTTTGACCTTCTTGTCGGAGGAGCTCTGATCAATACGACACCTCTGGCTTCTCCATGCTACGATGACTTTGGCAATCAGGACACCGCCAAGtgcgaggccatcaactcaAAGTGGACTGATTCCATGATGCA CATCGCTGACCCCACCTCGGCCATGAGTCCCCTTTACCAGGGACTTACTTGTCTCCCCTCTGGTAACTACACCGACGACTGCACCCTGGGAGGCTATCCAGAATACGTGGTCAAGGCCACCAACGTTGCCCAGATCCAGCTCGCCGTCAACTTTGCTCGCACCTTGAACATCCGCCTCGTGGTAAAGAATACAGGCCACGACTTTATTGGACGATCACTCGGCTCAGGCTCCCTTTCCATCTGGACGAACAAACTCAAGAGCGTCAAATTTTACTCCAACTACAAGAGCGGCTCCTACTCTGGACCCGCCATGAGAGTCGGCGCCGGCGTTATTGGCCAGGAGCTCTACGAAGCAGCCGACAAATATGGCGTTACCGTCGTCGGAGGCGAAGGCAAGACAGTTGGCTTCGCAGGAGGCTACATCTCGGGTGGCGGCCACTCTCCACTATCACCTTTGTACGGCCTCGCCGCCGACCAAGTTCTCAGCGTCGAAGTGGTCACAGCCGATGGCCGATTCGTCACGGCGGACTCGAAGCAGAATTCCGATCTCTTCTGGGCCCTACgtggcggtggtggcagTACCTTTGGCGTCGTAACTTCGTGGACCGTCAAAGCACACCCCAAACTCTCCGTCACGTCTGTCGCCAGCTTCGCCTTCGGCATCGACGGTGAGACCATCACGTACGAGGCTTTCTGGGAGGCTCTTCGTGCGTACTGGGAGATGATCCCTGTTTTCAACGCTCGCGGTAACTACCAGTACTGGTTCGTCTGGCCGGCGGGACCGCGTAAGGCTACCTTTGTCATGTCACCCTGGTTCGCACCCAACATGACCGTCgcggaggctgaggagctcACTGCACCGTTGTTCAAGAAATGGGCTTCCCTGGGCATTAAGGTTGAGCCAAACTGGTCTCAGCACTCGAGTTTCCTCTCGGCTTGGTCTACTGGCTTTCCTGTCGAGCCCGTCGGCTCCTACGGTAACAAGATGGCTTCCCGCCTCTTCCCAGACGAGAACCTTCAAGACCCTGCCAAATTCAATGCCACTTTTGAAGCTCTCAAGGGCCTCTCGGATCGTGGCGGCACACTCATTGGCTTTGGTATCACAGGCGGCCCCGGCCCTCACCCTGACAACGCCGTGAACCCAGCCTGGCGCGACGCAGCCATGTTTGTCATCTCGTGGGTGACGTGGGCAGCCGACACCCCACTACAGCGCATTGCAGAACTGAGCAGGGAGCTGACCGAGGTGTGGATGCAGCCTTGGCGCGATGCGGCACCGGACTCGGGTGCGTACGCGAGTGAAGGCGATGTTACGGAGCCAGAGTTCCAGAAGTCTTTCTACGGTAGCAAGTATGCGCGTCTGTACCAGATTAAGCAAAAGTACGATCCGCGGGGCCTGTTCTACGCTCAGGTTGGCGTCGGTAGCGAGGATTGGAACGTGGAGGGGCAGATCAAGGGACTCCCTACGCAGAATGGTCGACTGTGCAGTGTTAAATGA
- a CDS encoding Ornithine aminotransferase yields the protein MLTTEEYAELSARYCAPTHLPIPIVIHKGEGARLRDIDGKEYIDFLSSFSVANQGHSHPRIVKAMIDQCQKIALCTSALQNETYPLLCKKICDLLGYDMAASMNSGSEGVDMAIKIARKWGYNVKGIEPDQAKVLTVTGNYHGKTLGPVSGSSFSYAKDGFGPLLPNIGPNVAGFEVRFTNLDDIKKAFETSGKELAAVLIECVQGFAGCLPTEPGYLQAVQELCREHNVLLIADEIQTGFGRTGTLMAYQHDGIKPDLVVIGKALTGGLYPMSMVLGSKTIMTQIHIGVHTSTFAANPLASAVGIAAVDVVISEGLAERSRRLGAELKDRLNSISSPHTTVKATGRGLFCALHIDESHPSGRVTAERLSRLMRKLGVVIIAVGNRLRIAPPLVIREEDLWKGVNILEEALSKLIYVEDI from the exons ATGCTTACCACCGAAGAGTACGCCGAGTTGAGCGCACGATACTGTGCACCAACCCACCTCCCCATTCCTATTGTCATCCACAAGGGAGAGGGAGCGCGCTTGAGAGACATCGACGGCAAGGAATACATCGACTTTCTTAGCTCTTTCTCAGTCGCAAATCAAGGCCACTCCCACCCACGCATAGTCAAGGCCATGATCGACCAGTGCCAAAAGATCGCCCTTTGCACAAGCGCTCTGCAAAACGAAACCTATCCGCTATTATGCAAGAAAATATGCGAC CTACTTGGCTATGACATGGCCGCGTCCATGAATTCAGGCTCTGAAGGCGTGGACATGGCCATCAAGATTGCAAGAAAGTGGGGTTATAATGTCAAAGGCATCGAGCCAGACCAGGCCAAGGTCTTGACTGTCACTGGTAACTACCACGGCAAGACCCTGGGGCCTGTCTCTGGCTCGTCCTTCAGCTATGCCAAGGATG GATTTGGTCCCTTGCTTCCCAACATTGGTCCAAATGTCGCCGGCTTTGAAGTCCGTTTCACTAACCTCGACGATATCAAGAAGGCGTTTGAGACCAGTGGCAAGGAACTGGCCGCGGTTCTCATCGAGTGCGTTCAGGGATTTGCTGGCTGCTTGCCGACAGAGCCTGGGTACCTCCAGGCTGTCCAGGAACTCTGTCGGGAACACAACGTTCTCCTTATCGCTGATGAGATACAAACTGGATTTGGCCGAACGGGAACTTTGATGGCGTATCAACACGATGGTATCAAGCCGGACCTAGTTGTGATCGGAAAGGCCTTGACAGGTGGGCTGTATCCGATGAGTATGGTTCTGGGTAGCAAAACCATCATGACACAGATCCACATTGGAGT GCATACGTCCACATTTGCAGCAAATCCCCTGGCCAGTGCTGTCGGcattgctgctgttgatgtcGTCATCTCAGAGGGCCTTGCGGAGCGGTCTCGGCGCCTTGGTGCCGAGTTGAAAGACCGCCTGAATTCCATCAGCAGCCCACACACGACGGTCAAGGCCACTGGCCGCGGTCTATTTTGCGCACTTCACATTGATGAGTCTCATCCTTCTGGGCGCGTCACGGCAGAGCGACTGAGTCGGCTGATGCGAAAGCTGGGTGTTGTGATTATTGCCGTTGGGAACAGACTAAGGATTGCCCCTCCGTTGGTTATTAGGGAGGAAGACCTTTGGAAGGGAGTTAATATTTTAGAAGAAGCCCTGAGCAAACTAATATATGTAGAAGATATTTAG
- a CDS encoding FAD binding domain-containing protein, producing MSQNHESESPEWHAAHRDAASLAINARPACFFRLESAPDVSLALIVLQHAQCPFAVKSGGHDRSVGESSINTGVTIDLKNLNHINVSEDRTSVEIGPGNRWIDVYSALDPLGVTVVGDRAGNVGVGGFLLGDGISFLTNKYGLATDNVEAFEIVLADGQIKRASPSSDADLCKALRGGGANLGIVTSFKLTLYPQGSMWGGPRAYGLEHRESLLSAFWDYGYDNKHNSDMGWIFSLVNYEDEWVWAADLIYLLPEVPVGKPIFKDILEIPAAFDQTSIATQSQRVTEMASLFVNGRNNAFWTLCTKVDKQIVRFYFDTWKSETKDLLGGSAKFLHAECQFITANVTKAMERNGGNATGLAGQEPFLVFLMEPWWEDDHDTPAIERAMRNTAQKVQTEAQSLGVQHDYLYVNYSGPYQDPFSGYGTEAKDELRRTAAKYDPKGVFQKLRRSGFNLNGPLRALQSVDVPRSNLS from the exons ATGTCCCAGAATCACGAGAGCGAGTCCCCCGAGTGGCATGCGGCCCACCGCGATGCAGCTTCTTTGGCG ATCAATGCTCGGCCGGCCTGCTTCTTTCGCCTAGAGAGCGCTCCCGACGTCTCGCTGGCCCTCATTGTTCTTCAACATGCACAATGTCCGTTTGCCGTCAAATCCGGCGGCCATGACAGATCTGTGGGAGAGTCGTCTATTAACACCGGCGTCACGATCGATCTCAAGAATCTCAATCACATCAATGTGTCCGAAGACCGGACCAGTGTAGAGATTGGTCCCGGAAATAGGTGGATTGATGTGTATTCTGCTCTTGATCCTCTGGGCGTGACCGTTGTTGGCGACCGAGCCGGTAATGTGGGAGTAGGAGGGTTCCTCCTTGGCG ATGGAATATCTTTCCTAACAAACAAATATGGGTTGGCAACCGACAACGTGGAGGCCTTTGAAATTGTCCTTGCCGATGGACAGATCAAGAGAGCGAGCCCGTCGAGTGATGCTGATCTCTGCAAGGCACTTCGTGGCGGTGGTGCCAACCTGGGTATCGTCACTTCATTCAAACTTACCCTCTATCCGCAAGGATCTATGTGGGGAGGCCCAAGGGCTTACGGTCTCGAACATCGAGAGTCTTTGCTTTCAGCCTTCTGGGACTACGGATACGACAACAAACACAACTCGGATATGGGGTGGATTTTCTCACTCGTTAACTACGAAGATGAATGGGTATGGGCAGCCGATTTGATATATCTCTTGCCTGAGGTACCTGTAGGCAAGCCTATTTTTAAAGACATCTTAGAGATCCCTGCCGCGTTCGACCAAACGAGCATAGCCACCCAGTCGCAACGGGTGACGGAAATGGCTTCGCTTTTTGTCAATGGCAGAAACAACGCATTCTGGACTCTTTGCACGAAGGTCGACAAACAAATTGTCAGGTTCTACTTCGATACCTGGAAGAGTGAGACCAAGGACCTCTTGGGCGGAAGTGCCAAGTTCCTGCATGCTGAGTGCCAGTTCATCACTGCGAACGtcaccaaggccatggaGCGCAACGGGGGCAACGCAACCGGTCTCGCAGGTCAGGAACCTTTCTTGGTATTCCTGATGGAGCCATGGTGGGAGGACGATCACGACACTCCGGCCATCGAGCGGGCAATGAGAAACACGGCCCAGAAGGTACAGACTGAGGCGCAAAGTCTAGGTGTTCAGCATGACTATCTCTACGTGAACTACTCCGGTCCATATCAGGATCCATTCAGCGGCTATGGGACGGAGGCAAAGGATGAGCTGCGGAGAACGGCAGCAAAGTACGATCCGAAAGGGGTCTTCCAGAAGCTGAGAAGATCTGGGTTTAACCTAAATGGACCTTTGAGGGCCCTGCAGAGCGTAGATGTGCCTAGAAGTAACCTGAGTTGA